A window of Roseateles sp. XES5 genomic DNA:
GCAACGCCCTGGGTCAGGAGGGGCCGCAGCCGCATGTAGAGCAGGTGCAGCGCTGCGGCCGCCTCGATCTCGGACGCAGCGAATGTCGGAACCGCGATCGTTTCGACGGCATAGGGATCCGAAAGGAAGAAATCCGCCCAGCTCGTCGGCTTGAAGCCGGGATTTCTGTCGAGGCCGGCAAGATTGTGAAGGCCGCTGAAATGATCGGGCAGCCCCATCGACGGGGAATAAAACCCGTCGATGACAAAATGCCGGAACACGAAATAGGCATGGAGCACGATGCAATTCGGATTGCGCGCGCAAGCGGCATAGATCTGGCGGACGGCTGCGGGTGAATAGGCGGCCTGAATCGCAACAAGGAATGTCGGATTGCCGATCTCCGCTATGTCCGCGACCGGGTGGCAGGCAATCGCATCGTTGTTTCTGACGCAGCCGGCCAGGGCGTTTCCAAGATCGTCCGATAGGCAGAAGATGACGACACCGTCGTCGGACTTCATTTCGCGAAGAACATTGATCCGGCTGAGGAATCGGCCCGCCGCATCGATCGGCAAGGCGTGACGCTGAAGGACCTCCGCGACCTCTGCCCGGCCAGCATGGGGCCGCATGGACGAGAATTCCCGCAATGCGGATGCAAGATTGGCATCGGTGATCGAGGTTGCCCCCGTCGGGGTGAACAGCCTGCACGCACCGTCGGCGTCGGCGGCATCAAGGATGAACGGCGATATTGAATACATGACTTCCGATCCAGAGTGAGAGGGCTTCCGGCACAGGCTGCATGCTCTACTGCGTCGAACGCTCGACTGCCCCGGCACTCCGAAGAGCGCCGGGGCGGCCTGGCTCAACCTCAGGCCGTCACGCCGCAACGCGACGAGCTGGACGACTTGCCCGAAGCGCCGCAACGGCTGGAGCTGTCGCAACGTCCGCACGCGGCGGCGGAGGAAACGCCCGGCACGGTTTCCTCGTCGAGAAACTCGATCTGAGTACCAAACTGCGGCGGGTTCAGATTCTGAATCATAAGACTCTCCTTTGTTGAAGTGCACCGCGCTTCACGGCGGCAATGTATTGATAAAATCAAATCAACATTTGTCAACGGATCAATTAGATTTTATAGTTACATTACATCAAGGTATTCTTGGTTACATTTTGAATTATCTTGATGCATGCAGGTATAAATAAGGAATTGACTTGTTATGTCTGAATTCTCGAAAATATTCCATGTCGTCTTCATGGTAATGACGCAAAGCAGGCAGCAGCGAGCGCTGCTTGCGCTGGTCATCGCGACCATTGCGGCGACAGCCGTTGGTTCAGCGATTTTCCCGGTCTTCTTTTCTCTGGGTATTGACGCCCTGACCAGCGGGCGGGGCGAGCTGGGAACAGCCGTTACCTACATCCTCGCATTCGGCATAGGGTTTACGGTCGTCGGCATTCTCGAGCAGATACAGTGGCTTACATTTGGGCCGATGAACCTCAGGCTTCAACGGCACCTGACCACGCACGTCTTCAAACATGCCATATCCCTGCCCTATTACCGACTGAAGACCTACACGACCTATGAGATCGGCCGCACGGTCGAGAAGGGGCTGGATGCCGTTCGGGACATCACCTCGAACCTGACCTTCTTTCTCATCCCGACGATCATAGAACTGGTCATCGCCGCGTCCGTCATCGCCTTCATGATCGACATCTGGATCGCCGGGCTCCTCGTTGGCGCTTTGCTGCTCTACGGTTTCATCGCGAACGTGTCCGCCGAGCGCATCCGCACCTCCACCGAAGACGCAATGCAGAGCGGCATCGACGCCTGGAATTTCGGGCTTGACGGTGTGGCGAACGCCGAACTGGTCCAGCAGTCGAATCTCGGCCATGACTTCACTCGGGAACTGAACGAAAAGCTGAAGGTCAACGATCGCGCGTGGGCGGTCACATTCCGGCAGAGAGCATATTACGGCGCACTGCAGGCTCTCATCTTCGGTCTGGTGGTCTTGGGCGTGCTGTGGAAAGGCAGCATGAGTGCCGGCAGCGGCGCGATGAGTATCGGCGAACTCGTCCTGCTGAATACCTATATCATCCGTCTGCTGCAGCCCGTTGAAACATTCGCGCGCGTCTATCGGGACGTGCATGCGGCTCTCGGAGAGGCGCACCTGCTCGCCGATCTCCTCGCAATCGAAGCGCCGGCCCTTGCGCAGGCAGCGCCATCCCCCGGCAGCAGCCCGCCCACCCTCGAACTCCGCGACGTCTCGATCGATATTGCCGGTCATACGATCCTGTCCGGCATCAGCTTCACCGTTCGTCCGAAGGAGCCCCTGTTCGTCGTCGGTCCCTCGGGTGTCGGGAAATCATCGCTTCTCAAATTGCTGTCTTGCCTGACAACGGCGAGCAGCGGCCAATACCTGATTGATGATGCGCCGATTTCACACAGCAACGCGGCTTCGATGCGGGGCGATATTGCAGTGGTGCAGCAGGATTGCCTGCTGTTCGACTGGACGATCCGGGAAAACATCGCCTTTGGATATCCCGGGGGAGAAGAGGAAATCGACCGCGTGGTCGCCTCCCTCGGACTTGGCGAGGTGATCAGCCGGCATGAAGCACAGGGCGAGCCGACGGTGGGAGAGCGCGGCAACAGATTGTCTGGCGGTGAAAAACAACGCGTCTCTCTGGCACGTGCGCTCCTGCGCAAACCGCGCCTGCTTCTGCTGGACGAAGCGACGGCGGCGCTTGACGAGACCAATCGCAAGCGTGTGATGACGGAGATCGAAGCGTTGCAGGATACCAGTTCCAGCGTGTTCATAACGCATGATGTCTCCCTTCTGGGGCCGAGATCCCGCGTTCTCTATCTGCACGATTCGAGCACGGCCTATTGCGGCATTCACGGCGACATGCTCGCGAGCAATGCAGTCTATGGCGCGTTCATCGCGGGAAGCGCCCTGGACGATCCGCTTGAGAGGACATGCGACCCGGATTCACGGCAAAAAACGCCTCTGGCCCAGGGGGAGGCAGGCTGAGCTCCCTGGCGCCGATCATTCGTTTGAGGGAGGCGGTGGGTGGTCCTGCCCGCCGCCTGAGCCCCTCGCCTTGCGTTGATTGCGCCCCAGGACCACAGCGACCTGTAACGCGTCAACACATTGGTTTTCGCCGTACCAAATTTCTTGACTAATTAAGTCATCTTTTTATAATCGAACCGTCAGCATGAGCTGTCCCGCGGCTGTCAACCCGCGGGTCTTCTCAAGCGTCCACCAGCTTTCCCCGTTCGCCAAGCCCCACATGAACCAGACCGTTTCGCCGCCCTCCATTCAAAGTGATGTCCATGGTTTCATCGTCAAGGGTGGACCTGTGTGGCGCGCCTGGGACGGGGTTGTGGCCGATGTGTGGGATGTCGAATGCCAACCTTCGGCCGGCGGGATCTATGTTGCGCCCTATCCACGCCTGTTCGTGCTGCTCGCCATCAACGAGGGTGGCCGGCTGGAGTTGACGGCGCCCAGCATCAACGCCGTCGGTCGCCATGAGCGGCCCTTCTCCATGTCCTACATTCCGGCGCAAATGCCGCTTGAAAGCCACGCAGTCGGCGTAACCGGCCTGCGCCACCTCGATCTCCACTTGCCGGGCACGGCACTGATGCGCAAGTTCGGCGGCATGATCGCGCAGGAGAAGCTTGCCGAGGCGCGCCTGAATTTTCATGACGCGCGGCTCGCGGCGCTCGCCGGCATGCTGGCCGACGAGTGCGAGAGCCGGCAGCCGCTGAACGATCGTTACGGCGCCGGCCTGATCGACGCGCTCATCGCCATCCTGTTTTCGGTCGGCAGCCGCACCCCCAAGGCGAGGCCGACGCTCTCGCGCACCCAGCTCGACTTGAGCCTGGACTATATCGAGCGGCGCTGCTTCGAGCCGATCAGGCTGCACAGCCTCGCCAGCCTGCTAGGCCTCTCCGAAAGCTATTTCAGCCATGCGTTCAAGGCCTCGACCGGCGTGCCGCCACTGCGCTGGCAGATGGAAACGCGCGTCGGCAAGATCAAGGATTTGCTGCTGCGAGACGATCTGACCCTGACCGACATTTCGGCACTGAGCGGCTTTGCCGACCAGGCACACCTGACGCGCTCCTTCAAGAAGGTGGTCGGCGTCACGCCCTCGCAGTGGCGGCGCAGCACGCCGCGCACGCACAGGTGACGAAAAGGTGTGACAAATCCGCATCAGAGCCTATCCGCCACGCCGGGAAGCCAAGATGAGACAATTGTCGGCAGGATCGTGCAAGGCGACATTCTGAACTTGATATAGGAGGTCAAGAATTAACGGCGGCGCAAGGTCCGCTGCGGAACGGGAAGCGACCAATGCTGCGTTTGAAAGCACACCATCTACTGCTGGCCGGCACGGTGTCCGGCCTTGCCCTGGCGACGATCCAGCCGGCCTTCGCCCAAGAGGGTGCCGAAACCGAGCTGACGGCGATTGTCGTCGAGGGCGGTCAGGCGGGCGGCGGCGAGGACGATAGCGGCGTCGGCAAGGTCAAGGGCGTCGTCGCCAAGACGTCGCGCACCGGCTCCAAGACCGCGACCGAGGTGAAGGACATCCCACAATCCGTGTCGGTCGTCGGCCGGGAACAGATGGACATGCAGAGCCCGCAGAAGATCGATGAGGCGCTGCGCTACGTGCCGGGCGTCAATCCCTCGACCTACGGGACCGACGCCGATACCGACTGGATCTTCGTGCGCGGCTTCCAGGCCGACCAGACCGGCATCTTCCTCGATGGCCTGCCCTTCTACCAGACGGGGTTCGGCACCTTTCTGATGGACCCGTTCTTCCTCGAGCGCATCGAGGTGGTGAAAGGTCCGTCATCGGCGCTTTACGGTGGCGGCAATCCGGGCGGCTTCATCAATTATGTCAGCAAGCGCCCAGGCGAGCGCCACCGCCTTGTCGAAACGGGCGTCAACAGCTTCGGCAACGGCTATCTCGCCGCCGATATCGGCGACACACTGAGCGATGTGCTGTCCTATCGCGTGAACGGCAAGCTGTCGGGCGGCGGCTGGGAGACGGACCACGCGAAGGACCTTCGCGGCGCCATTGCGCCGAGCTTCAAGTGGCAGCCGGACGAGGCGACCAGCCTCACGGTGCTCGCCTCGCTGTCGCGCACGGATCTGGTCCATACCAGCAGCGGCTTCCTGCCCTATCATGGCACGGTGGTTCCCAACGCCGCCGGCTATACGATCCCGCGGGATTTCTTCTACGGCGACAAGGATGTCGAGCAATACGACCGCACGCAGGCGATGATCGGCTACGAGTTCTCGCACACATTCGACAATGACTGGACCGTGCGCCAGAACCTTCGCTACGGCACGGTTTCCCTGCAGGAGGATGGCCTTTACGGCAACGGCGTCTTCACCGGCACGACGCTGGGCCGCTACCGCTGGGCGCACGATACGAAGGTGAACACCTTCACCGTCGACAACCAGCTTGAAGGCAAGGTCGATACCGGCGCCTTCGAGCACACCGTGCTGCTCGGCGCGGACTATCGCTGGTATCGTCACGGGGCGTCGACCTTCTTCGATGCGTCGGCGGATGCGGCGTTCTTCCCCGGCACCACGCCGTCCATCGATATTCTCAATCCGGTCTATGGCGGCGCTTACGGGCCTCCCGCGCTCGGACCGGAGAGCAAGACCACCCTCAACCAGCTCGGTCTCTACGCCCAGGATCAGATCCGCTTCGGCGACGGCTGGCTGGCGACGCTGAACGGCCGCTACGATTTCGTTTCCACGACGCTCGACACGGCGGGCCTCGAGCGCGACGACAGCAAATTCACCGGCAGGGCGGCGCTGGCCTACGAGTTCGCCAACGGCCTGACGCCCTATGCGAGCTATTCGACGTCCTTCAGCCCGGCGCTCACCGACAATGGCCAGGGGGCGCTGTTGATGCCCGAATCCGCCAAACAGTGGGAAGCCGGCGTCAAATATGCGCCGACGGCCTTCGACGGCCTCTTCACGCTGGCCTATTTCGACATGACCCGCCAGGATGTTCCCACGCAGGTTTCGACGGCGCCGGCGCTGACCGAAACCATCGGCGAAGTGCGCGTGCAGGGTATCGAACTGTCCGCCCAGGCCAATCTCGTCAACGGCCTGAAAGTCATCGGCGCCGTGACCTATCTCGACGCGGAGGTCACCAGCGCCTACGGCCCGAGCTACGATTTCGCACAGGCCGGCACCACGCCGATCCAGATTCCCGACCTGACCGCCTCGCTATGGCTCGACTATGCCTTCCAGAGCGACCAACTCGAGGGCCTGAGCGTTGGCACCGGCGTACGCTATATTGGCGAAAGCTGGGCCGATCGCGCCAACACGCTCAAGGTCGACGATGCCACGATTTTCGACGCCGCCGTCCGCTACCAGCGTGACAATTGGAGCGTGGCGCTCAATGTGGCCAACCTGTTCGACAAGGCCTATGTGTCGAGCTGCCAGGGCCTCTCGTCCTGCGGCTACGGCGCGGGCCGCACCGTGACACTCAAGGCGAATGTGACCTGGTGAGCGGAACGACGGATCAAGCATCATCGCAGCACGGAGGCGGCAAAACCGCCTCCGCCTCCGCATCCGGCATTGCGGCGACCCCGCTCTATCGGCTGAGCGGGCTCACCTTTCGCGCCGGCGATCGCGTCATCGTCCACCCGGTCGACCTTGTCGTCCCGCCGCGGCAGGTGCTGGCGCTGGTCGGGCCGAATGGATCGGGCAAGAGCACACTCCTGAAGATGATGGCGCGGCAGCTGCGCCCTTCCGGCGGCGCGGCCCAACTGCTGGGAGCCCCCATCGCGGGAATGAGCGATCGCGAATTTGCACGACAGGTCGCCTACATGCCGCAGTTCACGCCGCCGGCCGAGGGCATGACGGTGCGCGAACTGGTCGGGCTCGGGCGCTTCCCCTGGCACGGCGCGCTCGGCCGCTTCGGCGCCGAGGATGCGGCCAGGGTCGAGGCCGCGCTCGAACAGACCGACCTTGCCGGCATGTCCGGCCGCATGGTCGACAGCCTCTCCGGCGGTGAACGCCAGCGCGCCTGGCTTGCCATGATGGTGGCGCAGGACGCCCGCTGCCTGCTGCTCGATGAGCCGACCTCGGCGCTCGACATCGCCCACCAGGTCGAGATGCTGACGCTGGTGCGAAAGCTCAGCCGCGAGGGCGGCGTCGGCGTGGTGATCGTCATCCACGACATCAACATGGCGGCGCGCTTTTGCGATCGCATCGTGGCGCTGCGTCAGGGCGACGTGGTGGCCGAGGACGCACCGGCCGGCATCCTCGATGTCGCCGTGCTGAAACGCATCTACGGGCTGGAGATGGGCATCCTTCCGACCGCCGGCCTGCCGGTCAGCTACGTGCCGTGATGATGCGCATGTTCACCCGCCGCAACCTGCTGGTCGCCTCGGCCTTCGCCGCGCTGGCCCCTTCCGTGGCGCGGGCGGCGGAACGGACGGTCGCGGCCATCGACTGGGGCCATCTGGAAACCTGCCTTGCGCTCGGCATCGTGCCGGTCGCCGCAACGGAACTCAGGCAGTTCCGTGAAATCGCGGTGGAGCCAAGTCCGCCGCGGGAGGTTGCCGATCTCGGCCTGCGCGGCGCGCCCAATATCGAATTGCTGCGGATGATTGCGCCGGACCTGGTTCTGATCTCGGACTTCTACGAATACCAGCGCCCGCTGCTGGAGCGCATTTCGCCCGTCGTCAACCTGCCAGTCTACCAGATCGGCAAGCCGCCCTATGCGCTGGCGGAGCAGTCGATGGCCGCCATCGCCGCGTTGTTCGGCCGCGAGGCGCAAGCGCAGGCCTATATGGCCGCCGCGCGCGCCGAGATCGCCGCTATCGGGCAGCGCCTCGGACAATTGGCGCGGCATCCCGTCTTTGTGATCAGCCTCGGCGATTCCCGGCATTTCCGTGCCTTCGGCGCCGATTCGATGTTCGGCGATGTCGTTACCCGACTGGGATTGGAAAACGCCTGGACCGACCCGACCAGTTACAGCGCCGCCGCGCCGGTCGGGCTGGAGGCGCTGGCCCGCATCCCCGAGGCGTCCATAGCCGTCATCGGGCCGACGCCGCCGGAGACACGGCGAACGCTGGCGGAGAACGCCCTGTGGAACGCCTTGCCGGCGGTGGCCGAGGGCCGGGCCAGGGACCTCGCGCCGATCAACCATTTCGGGGCATTGCCATCGGCCCTGCGCTTTGCCCGCGCGCTGGACCGTGTCTTCGGGAGCCGCGCCAATGCCGGCTAGCGCACGCCTTTCCCCGGTCCTCTTCTGGAGCCTGGCGGCCGCCGCCGCCGCGGCCCTGTTCTGCCGCGAACTGATCGCCGGCTGGCCGCAGGGGAACGGGGTCGAACGGCATTTGCAGGAGATCATCCTGATCTACGGCACGGCCCCGCGCGCCGCGACGGCCTTGCTCGCCGGCGCGACGCTTGGCCTGTCGGGCCTTCTGCTGCAGCGCGTGCTGCGCAACCCGCTGGCAGAACCGTCGACGCTCGGCGTCTCGGCGGGCGCGCAGCTCGCCATGGCCACTGCAACGATCCATGCGCCGGCCCTGATGGCATTCTCGGTGGGACTGGTCGCGTTCGCCGGCGGGTTGATGGCCGTGGCGCTGGTTCTGGCGCTGACCTGGCGGCGCGGGCTCGAACCCGTCTCCGTGGTGCTGGCCGGCATGATGACGGCGCTGACCGCCAATGCGGCAAGCGCGGCGCTGATCCTCGCCAATGGCGAATATCTGTTCTCGCTGTTCATCTGGGGCGGCGGCTCGCTGACGCAGCAAAGCTGGGGGCCGGCATTGGTCCTGGGCTTCGCCTTGCTGGCGGGCC
This region includes:
- a CDS encoding McbB family protein; translated protein: MYSISPFILDAADADGACRLFTPTGATSITDANLASALREFSSMRPHAGRAEVAEVLQRHALPIDAAGRFLSRINVLREMKSDDGVVIFCLSDDLGNALAGCVRNNDAIACHPVADIAEIGNPTFLVAIQAAYSPAAVRQIYAACARNPNCIVLHAYFVFRHFVIDGFYSPSMGLPDHFSGLHNLAGLDRNPGFKPTSWADFFLSDPYAVETIAVPTFAASEIEAAAALHLLYMRLRPLLTQGVAPLFPDDLSTVIEMNLDTGRIERHRGAHSTFSAAPRSI
- a CDS encoding phazolicin family TOMM bacteriocin, coding for MIQNLNPPQFGTQIEFLDEETVPGVSSAAACGRCDSSSRCGASGKSSSSSRCGVTA
- a CDS encoding ABC transporter ATP-binding protein, which gives rise to MSEFSKIFHVVFMVMTQSRQQRALLALVIATIAATAVGSAIFPVFFSLGIDALTSGRGELGTAVTYILAFGIGFTVVGILEQIQWLTFGPMNLRLQRHLTTHVFKHAISLPYYRLKTYTTYEIGRTVEKGLDAVRDITSNLTFFLIPTIIELVIAASVIAFMIDIWIAGLLVGALLLYGFIANVSAERIRTSTEDAMQSGIDAWNFGLDGVANAELVQQSNLGHDFTRELNEKLKVNDRAWAVTFRQRAYYGALQALIFGLVVLGVLWKGSMSAGSGAMSIGELVLLNTYIIRLLQPVETFARVYRDVHAALGEAHLLADLLAIEAPALAQAAPSPGSSPPTLELRDVSIDIAGHTILSGISFTVRPKEPLFVVGPSGVGKSSLLKLLSCLTTASSGQYLIDDAPISHSNAASMRGDIAVVQQDCLLFDWTIRENIAFGYPGGEEEIDRVVASLGLGEVISRHEAQGEPTVGERGNRLSGGEKQRVSLARALLRKPRLLLLDEATAALDETNRKRVMTEIEALQDTSSSVFITHDVSLLGPRSRVLYLHDSSTAYCGIHGDMLASNAVYGAFIAGSALDDPLERTCDPDSRQKTPLAQGEAG
- a CDS encoding AraC family transcriptional regulator, with product MNQTVSPPSIQSDVHGFIVKGGPVWRAWDGVVADVWDVECQPSAGGIYVAPYPRLFVLLAINEGGRLELTAPSINAVGRHERPFSMSYIPAQMPLESHAVGVTGLRHLDLHLPGTALMRKFGGMIAQEKLAEARLNFHDARLAALAGMLADECESRQPLNDRYGAGLIDALIAILFSVGSRTPKARPTLSRTQLDLSLDYIERRCFEPIRLHSLASLLGLSESYFSHAFKASTGVPPLRWQMETRVGKIKDLLLRDDLTLTDISALSGFADQAHLTRSFKKVVGVTPSQWRRSTPRTHR
- a CDS encoding TonB-dependent siderophore receptor, producing the protein MLRLKAHHLLLAGTVSGLALATIQPAFAQEGAETELTAIVVEGGQAGGGEDDSGVGKVKGVVAKTSRTGSKTATEVKDIPQSVSVVGREQMDMQSPQKIDEALRYVPGVNPSTYGTDADTDWIFVRGFQADQTGIFLDGLPFYQTGFGTFLMDPFFLERIEVVKGPSSALYGGGNPGGFINYVSKRPGERHRLVETGVNSFGNGYLAADIGDTLSDVLSYRVNGKLSGGGWETDHAKDLRGAIAPSFKWQPDEATSLTVLASLSRTDLVHTSSGFLPYHGTVVPNAAGYTIPRDFFYGDKDVEQYDRTQAMIGYEFSHTFDNDWTVRQNLRYGTVSLQEDGLYGNGVFTGTTLGRYRWAHDTKVNTFTVDNQLEGKVDTGAFEHTVLLGADYRWYRHGASTFFDASADAAFFPGTTPSIDILNPVYGGAYGPPALGPESKTTLNQLGLYAQDQIRFGDGWLATLNGRYDFVSTTLDTAGLERDDSKFTGRAALAYEFANGLTPYASYSTSFSPALTDNGQGALLMPESAKQWEAGVKYAPTAFDGLFTLAYFDMTRQDVPTQVSTAPALTETIGEVRVQGIELSAQANLVNGLKVIGAVTYLDAEVTSAYGPSYDFAQAGTTPIQIPDLTASLWLDYAFQSDQLEGLSVGTGVRYIGESWADRANTLKVDDATIFDAAVRYQRDNWSVALNVANLFDKAYVSSCQGLSSCGYGAGRTVTLKANVTW
- a CDS encoding ABC transporter ATP-binding protein, whose translation is MSGTTDQASSQHGGGKTASASASGIAATPLYRLSGLTFRAGDRVIVHPVDLVVPPRQVLALVGPNGSGKSTLLKMMARQLRPSGGAAQLLGAPIAGMSDREFARQVAYMPQFTPPAEGMTVRELVGLGRFPWHGALGRFGAEDAARVEAALEQTDLAGMSGRMVDSLSGGERQRAWLAMMVAQDARCLLLDEPTSALDIAHQVEMLTLVRKLSREGGVGVVIVIHDINMAARFCDRIVALRQGDVVAEDAPAGILDVAVLKRIYGLEMGILPTAGLPVSYVP
- a CDS encoding ABC transporter substrate-binding protein, which gives rise to MFTRRNLLVASAFAALAPSVARAAERTVAAIDWGHLETCLALGIVPVAATELRQFREIAVEPSPPREVADLGLRGAPNIELLRMIAPDLVLISDFYEYQRPLLERISPVVNLPVYQIGKPPYALAEQSMAAIAALFGREAQAQAYMAAARAEIAAIGQRLGQLARHPVFVISLGDSRHFRAFGADSMFGDVVTRLGLENAWTDPTSYSAAAPVGLEALARIPEASIAVIGPTPPETRRTLAENALWNALPAVAEGRARDLAPINHFGALPSALRFARALDRVFGSRANAG